The Maledivibacter sp. region TATTGAGAAATGGACTAAGCTTTGAGCTTTCAGCCATCATAGCCATTGCTTTATGTACCCTATTTGGATTACTTACAAGTATATTAGTAATAAGATTCAAGTTTCAATCCCTAATAGCAACTATTGCTGTGTCGGGTATAGCAAAGGCCATAGCAGCGATAATAGGAAGGGGTATGCCTCTTACTATAACAAATACAAGTGGAAGTATTATTCATAACATAGTTTGGGGAAAAATCGCAGGCATACCGGTGTTATTTTTATTGGCAGTTGTACTTTACTTAGTTTGCTTCTTTATTCAAGAAAAAACAGTTTATGGACAGCATATATATGCCATAGGAGAAAATCGCCAGGCGGCAAAGGAAGCAGGAATAAGTGAAAAGAAAATACTCAGTAGCTTATTCATTGTTTCGGCACTATTTGCAGCAATAGGCGGTGTGATCATGATGGCAATTTTACAGTCAGGACAGCCAAAGCTCGGTTCTTCCTTTTTCCTAGATGGATTTACAGCCGTATTTTTAGGGGCAGTTGTATTTAAACTGGGAAAGCCAAATGTAATAGGAACTATCATAGGGGCCATATTATTAGCAATTTTAGTAAATGGACTTACACTACTTGGCTCATCGTTTTTTATGGGGCAGATAATCAAGGGAGCATTGTTAATCTTTGGTGTGGCCATTGTTAATATAACTAAAAATAAGCAAAGAGGAAAGGGAGGTAAATTATCCTATGAATAAATTTGAATATTTTAATCCAGTTAAAGTTATATTTGGAGAGGGTGAGGTAAATCAGATCGGTATTCAGGCTAAGGAATACGGAAAAAAGGCGATATTAGTATCATATACAGATATTTCTTTTTATGGAGATTTGTTTGATCGTATTCATTCACTTCTTAAAGAACAAGGGATAGATTATGTAGATTTTCTTGGTGTAACAGCCAACCCTACCCTTGAGCAAGCCCGAAGGGGTATTGAGCTTTGTAAATCAGAAAAGGTTGATCTCGTCATAGGTATTGGCGGCGGTAGTGCGATGGATTGTGCCAAGGTGATTGCGGCGGGAGTAAAATATAAGGCAGGGGACATTATCAAGATGATAGCATTTAGCCATAGTGATGATTCTTCTCAGATTCCACCAACCCAGGCACTTCCTACTATCATGATTCCTACCCTGCCAGCAACGGGAAGTGAGATGAATCCAACGGCAGTTATCACTGATGAAGTAAGTGTCAGAAAATCCTATGTCTGGGCACCGGATTGTCTTTATCCAAGGGTTGCCATCATAGACCCTAGCCTTACCACTAGCCTCCCACCATACCAGACTGCATGCGGAGCTATTGATACCATTGCCCACGTACTTGAAAGTTATTTCAATGGGGAAGGCGGTAATTTAGACTTGCAGGATAGGATGCAGGAGGGAGTAATCAAGGCAGTTATGGATAATATCCCTAAGGTATTAGATAATCCTATGGATACTCAAACCCGTGGATTGATGCAGTGGGCAGCATCTATTGCATTGAATGGATGGGTACTTTCAGGAACCTATGGCTGGGCTCCAATGCACCAAATGGGACATGTACTTAGCGCACGCTTTAAGGCAACCCACGGTGCTACACTGGCTACTATGATACTTGCTTGGATGAGATTTTTTGCCCATAGAAGGGATAATAAAAGATATTCACAGTATGCCGAGCGTATATATGGAAAGTCCTTATCCCATGCAGCCGATGAGTTTGAGAATCTACTAGAAAAGATAGGTGTAGAAACTCGTATATCTCAGTTTGGTGCAAGTGAAAGGGATTTGGATATGCTTACGAAGGATGTTGTCACAATAAGCTTCGGTAGTGATAATATGCTTGCAAGTGTACCAGAGATTTCACGGGAGGATGTAAGAAGAATATATGAGATGGCATTATAGAAGGTAATTATGCAATCTGCTCAAATAATGAAATGCTGGGGGGAAAGGTTTTGAGGATAGCCAATGCTTCATTTGATGGAATAGAAAGTGTTGAGATAATCACAAATAAAATTCGTATGGTTATAGTTAGGGAATACGGGCCAAGAATAGCATTCTTTGGTACCGTTGATGGAGATAATTTGCTGTACTGGGATGCCGATGGTATAAAGTATGGCGACTGGAAGTTATATGGTGGACATCGAGTATGGATTACAAGACCAGGAGCCGATGAATCAGAGGATGCATATCTTGCAGACAATGATAGGTGTGAAGTAGAAATACGTGAAAATGGAGTGACTATCACAGCACCCCCTCATCCTATAATGAAAATTCAGCGAGGAATAGATGTAGAGGTAGTGGGTGAGGATGAGCTTCAGGTGACTAATTTTATAAGAAATACTGGAAGTATGCTATATTCTGGTGGGGTTTGGTCCCCAACCTGCACAAATCCCGAGGGGGGAAAAATTTATGGAATTCCATTAGGGGATGATTCCCTTACATGGGATATTGTAAAGATCATAATACCCCGTAGGTTTGCAGGAAATACCGTTAAAATTGATGATCCCCAGATTACTTTTAAT contains the following coding sequences:
- a CDS encoding ABC transporter permease, which produces MKKLKALFRPEASLLWIIGIVCIIFSIMTPVFSKPSNLMEILRQSSTSAVLILGVTWVIASDEMDASFPDIAALASMITALLLRNGLSFELSAIIAIALCTLFGLLTSILVIRFKFQSLIATIAVSGIAKAIAAIIGRGMPLTITNTSGSIIHNIVWGKIAGIPVLFLLAVVLYLVCFFIQEKTVYGQHIYAIGENRQAAKEAGISEKKILSSLFIVSALFAAIGGVIMMAILQSGQPKLGSSFFLDGFTAVFLGAVVFKLGKPNVIGTIIGAILLAILVNGLTLLGSSFFMGQIIKGALLIFGVAIVNITKNKQRGKGGKLSYE
- a CDS encoding iron-containing alcohol dehydrogenase translates to MNKFEYFNPVKVIFGEGEVNQIGIQAKEYGKKAILVSYTDISFYGDLFDRIHSLLKEQGIDYVDFLGVTANPTLEQARRGIELCKSEKVDLVIGIGGGSAMDCAKVIAAGVKYKAGDIIKMIAFSHSDDSSQIPPTQALPTIMIPTLPATGSEMNPTAVITDEVSVRKSYVWAPDCLYPRVAIIDPSLTTSLPPYQTACGAIDTIAHVLESYFNGEGGNLDLQDRMQEGVIKAVMDNIPKVLDNPMDTQTRGLMQWAASIALNGWVLSGTYGWAPMHQMGHVLSARFKATHGATLATMILAWMRFFAHRRDNKRYSQYAERIYGKSLSHAADEFENLLEKIGVETRISQFGASERDLDMLTKDVVTISFGSDNMLASVPEISREDVRRIYEMAL